Part of the Hemibagrus wyckioides isolate EC202008001 linkage group LG09, SWU_Hwy_1.0, whole genome shotgun sequence genome, GAGGGCGAGGGGGAGGCAGGGGTGGCTACGATCAACACCAAGGAGGACGAGGAGGGGGTGGAAGAGGGGATAGAGGGAGTAAAGTACAAGGAGGCTGGTCAGATGGTGGGAATCAGGGTCATTATCaagatggaggaagaggagggtaCCGTGGAGGCTACCAGGGTGGGCACCAAGGGCAAGGATACACGGGAGGAGGAGGATATCAAGGGCAAGGATACCAAGGTGGAGGGGGGCAGCAAGGGCAAGGATACCAAGGTGGAGGGGGGCATCAAGGGCAAGGATACCAAAGTGGAGGGTATCAAGGGGGTAATCAAGGACACGGATACTCTGGGGGGTATCAAGGGGGTAACCAAGGGCAGGGATACTCTGGAGGAGGTTACCAGGGGGGGCAACAAGGACAAGACGGTGGTAGCAAAGGTCACTACCAGGATGGTGGGCGACAACAGGAGCGAGGAGGTCGAGGGGGTCGTGGAGGAAGGGGGCGAGGAGGACGAGGTGGGCAAGGTGGAGGCTGGGGTGGTAGAGGGGGGCAGAATTTTAATCAAGGAGGGCAATTTGAGCAGTTCTTCCAACATGGTGGGCAACAGTATAACCAGTCAGGGTTTGGACAGGGGTTTTACTCCAGCTGAGTTCGACAAGAGATCAACAGGAAGTAAAGATAGACAATGAGATGAGTTACAAAGAAATGGTGGTTGATTTTCTTGTTCTTCTGCTAACAGATATGCTAACTGCTTAGCTTAGCTAAGATTAATAATCTTCTTGACCTTTGGGACATGGACGACTCTGAAAGCCTTAACTTGAAGTGTTTACCACGAGAACCCTTCATCTTCATGGTGTTATTTATTGCCAGCACTTGACGGTTGATTTTCTTCCCCCCTTTCCAGCACTCTGTAACTCACCATggtagtgtgttttattttctatttctgtttaAAACACTTGTTTACAAAAAATGGATGatgaggagggagggagagagagagggagggagaaagggagagacgTTTCATCATCCAGTGCATGAGTGTTCCTTTCGGTTTGAGCGAAAGAAAAGAAGTTTCCGTTAAAGAATTCCCATTTCAGTTTTGTTTGAGGAATTCCTTCTGAAAGTGTGTttcgagtgtgtgtgaagacagCAATAAAGCAAagtatgtaatgtgtgtttcTCTGAGTGTTTAATGTCCGCTAGCACGAGTTAGCGTGTATAAAGTCTCTGTTTCCTGACCCATTCTCTATCAAATTACTGTGAGGATAAGAAAAGGTAGCTCTGGAGccagttttctttcttctttccacaCATTAATCCATCCTTCAGTTTCTAATCCGTCGACGGATCACTGCTGATAAACAACCGCGTGACGAGATGATGCCGCCGACACCGTGTTTCACCACAGACATGGAGTTCATCAGTCCAC contains:
- the fam98a gene encoding protein FAM98A isoform X3, whose protein sequence is MFQFFSGIEKKLKEVLSKVPPRHVGEPLMTKALGPLHWEKLEVINQALVNEYEVRRKMLLKRLDVTVQSFGWSDRAKSQTEKLAKVYQPLRSVLAFKSRVSVAHLLAAREDLSKILRTSSGKTREKTSCAINKVLMGRVPDRGGRPNEIEPPPPEMPVWQKRQDGPTGGGGGRGGGRGGYDQHQGGRGGGGRGDRGSKVQGGWSDGGNQGHYQDGGRGGYRGGYQGGHQGQGYTGGGGYQGQGYQGGGGQQGQGYQGGGGHQGQGYQSGGYQGGNQGHGYSGGYQGGNQGQGYSGGGYQGGQQGQDGGSKGHYQDGGRQQERGGRGGRGGRGRGGRGGQGGGWGGRGGQNFNQGGQFEQFFQHGGQQYNQSGFGQGFYSS